Proteins encoded within one genomic window of Setaria italica strain Yugu1 chromosome IV, Setaria_italica_v2.0, whole genome shotgun sequence:
- the LOC101786191 gene encoding probable inositol oxygenase produces the protein MTITIEQPQLDAVAERKVAAGANPAELVLDGGFIVPDANAFGKTFRDYDAESERKETVEEFYRVNHIRQTHEFVSRMRGEYGRLDKTEMGIWECIELLNEFVDDSDPDLDMPQIEHLLQTAEAIRKDYPDQDWLHLTGLIHDLGKVLLHPTFGELPQWAVVGDTFPVGCAYDECNVHFKYFKENPDYHNPKFNTKFGVYSEGCGLDNVLMSWGHDDYMYLVAKENKTTLPSAGLFIIRYHSFYPLHKHGAYTHLMNDEDKENLKWLHVFNKYDLYSKSNVRIDVEKVKPYYMSLINKYFPEKLRW, from the exons atgacgatCACCATTGAACAGCCCCAGCTCG ATGCGGTGGCGGAGAGgaaggtcgccgccggcgccaacccGGCGGAGCTGGTGCTGGACGGCGGCTTCATCGTGCCGGACGCCAACGCCTTCGGCAAAACCTTCAG GGACTACGATGCGGAGTCGGAGCGGAAGGAGACGGTGGAGGAGTTCTACCGCGTGAACCACATCCGGCAGACGCACGAGTTCGTGTCCCGGATGCGCGGCGAGTACGGGCGGCTGGACAAGACGGAGATGGGCATCTGGGAGTGCATCGAGCTGCTCAACGAGTTCGTGGACGACAGCGACCCGGACCTGGACATGCCCCAGATCGAGCACCTCCTCCAGACCGCCGAGGCCATCCGCAAGGACTACCCCGACCAGGACTGGCTCCACCTCACCGGCCTCATCCACG ACCTGGGCAAGGTGCTGCTCCACCCAACCTTTGGGGAGCTCCCACAGTGGGCAGTCGTTG GTGACACCTTTCCTGTCGGCTGCGCATACGACGAGTGCAACGTCCACTTCAAG TACTTCAAGGAGAACCCTGACTACCACAACCCCAAGTTCAACACCAAGTTCGGGGTCTACTCCGAGGGCTGCGGCCTCGACAACGTGCTCATGTCATGGGGCCATGACGACTACATGTACCTG GTGGCCAAGGAGAACAAGACCACCCTTCCTTCCGCGGGGCTGTTCATCATCAGATATCACTCATTCTACC CTCTGCACAAGCATGGAGCCTACACGCACCTGATGAACGATGAGGACAAGGAGAACCTCAAGTGGCTGCATGTGTTCAA CAAGTATGACTTGTACAGCAAGAGCAACGTCAGGATAGATGTGGAGAAGGTGAAGCCCTACTACATGTCCCTCATCAACAAG TACTTCCCGGAGAAGCTGAGATGGTGA
- the LOC101786979 gene encoding GDSL esterase/lipase At1g29670 — MAKQLVYLLTIVSLSIPLLLPLRLQCEAAATSCHHVGAGAADAAAAAAGRSSGGKAGRQRPQVKGMFVFGSSLVDNGNNNFLNGSGVRADYLPYGVDFPLGPSGRFSNGRNVIDALGELLHLPGLVPPFADPRTRGRAALRGVNFASGGSGILDHTGQLTGEVVSLRRQISNFEAVTLPDLRAHLRGAAATATDHRIKGQDPFQRCYLSKCLFIIGTGGNDYLFNYFNPRRNGSDDGAPPLPEFTRSIITKLSAHLQRLYALGARKFVIFSIQPTGCTPVVRAFLNITGAACIEPVNNAVALFNSELRRLVDGARSRMPAARLAYVDSYKIIKDMLDHPAKHGVRETGRACCEMSRSSSGVLCEKQGPVCRDRTEYVFFDGLHPTDAVNAVIARKGYGSSSPEHAYPINVKKLAML; from the exons ATGGCGAAGCAGCTCGTCTACCTCTTGACCATCGTGTCCTTATCCATTCCGCTTCTACTGCCACTCCGCTTACAGTGTGAAGCCGCTGCAACAAGCTGCCACCATGTCGGCGCCGGAGCTGCTGATgctgcagcagcggcggcggggaggagctccGGCGGCAAGGCGGGGAGGCAGCGGCCGCAGGTAAAGGGGATGTTCGTGTTCGGGAGCTCGCTGGTGGACAACGGCAACAACAACTTCCTCAACGGCTCCGGCGTGCGCGCCGACTACCTCCCCTACGGCGTCGACTTCCCGCTGGGCCCCTCCGGCCGGTTCTCCAACGGCCGGAACGTCATCGACGCGCTTGgtgagctcctccacctcccgggGCTCGTCCCGCCCTTCGCCGACCCGCGcacccgcggccgcgccgccctgcGCGGCGTCAACTTCGCCTCCGGCGGCTCCGGCATCCTCGACCACACCGGCCAGCTCACC GGCGAGGTGGTGAGCCTGCGGCGGCAGATCAGCAACTTCGAGGCGGTGACCCTCCCTGACCTGCGGGCCCATCTGCGCGGAGCAGCGGCGACCGCCACCGACCACAGGATCAAGGGCCAGGATCCCTTCCAGCGATGCTACCTGTCCAAGTGCCTCTTCATCATTGGGACAGGTGGCAACGACTACCTGTTCAACTACTTCAACCCCAGGAGGAATGGCTCCGACGACGGCGCGCCGCCCTTGCCGGAGTTCACAAGGTCTATCATCACCAAGCTCTCCGCCCATCTTCAG AGGCTGTACGCTCTGGGCGCGAGGAAGTTTGTGATCTTCTCGATCCAGCCGACCGGGTGCACCCCCGTGGTGCGCGCGTTCCTCAACATCACCGGCGCCGCCTGCATCGAGCCGGTGAACAACGCGGTGGCGCTCTTCAACTCGGAGCTccggcggctcgtcgacggcgcGAGGTCGCGCATGCCCGCCGCCAGGCTCGCCTACGTCGACTCGTACAAGATCATCAAGGACATGCTGGACCACCCTGCGAAACACG GTGTGAGGGAGACGGGCAGGGCCTGTTGCGAGATGTCGAGGAGCTCGTCGGGCGTGCTGTGCGAGAAGCAAGGGCCCGTCTGCAGGGACCGGACGGAGTACGTGTTCTTCGACGGGCTGCACCCGACGGACGCCGTCAACGCCGTGATCGCGCGTAAGGGCTACGGCTCCAGCTCGCCGGAGCACGCCTACCCCATCAACGTCAAGAAGCTGGCCATGCTGTAG